Genomic window (Nicotiana sylvestris chromosome 7, ASM39365v2, whole genome shotgun sequence):
AGCTGATCAAAGACACCCTGAAAATTATTTATATGATCAAGGATAGGACTGCCCTCCTTGTATTTAAAGGTCATCAATTGCTTTAGTAGGAATAACTTGTTGTTCCTagtttttgaagcataaagagtctCAAGCTTTTTCCAGAACGTCTCGCATGTGTCTTATTCACAATATGGTTGCGAAGATTGTCTTCATCCCATTGTCATATATATCCACATACTTGTTGGTGCTCGCAATCCCAATCTTCATCAGATATACTCTTGGGTTTATGAGTTGCAAAAATGGGTAGATACATCTTCTTTACGAATAACAAATCTTTCATCTTGCTTCTCTAAACATTATGATTTCTCCCATTTAAACATACCATATTGCTCATATTAACGTGGAAAatccttcaaatcgaaggtaaaaactaCGGGATCACAAAGATCTAAAAAGTTCCATtataacaataagagggttacaaaTATTCTCCAATTTGGCTACACAACAAGTGCAAAacacaaaacaacaacaacaacatgagCAACGACAAATCAATTGAAGAATGAGGAGAAGTCACAAGACTATAGCTACTATTCGGGACTCGAAATCAGATGCTACGAGTCTCAAAATACGATCTTCACCATTCCAATACCAAGATGTTACGAACACTCAGTCAAAATTTCAGCCCGATCCAATAGTTAGCGAATCGGAAAAcgtgatttgaagttggctggtCGGAATCAGAATTTGCAGCAAAACAaatacttttcttctctcttctctatTGATGAATGCTCTCTCAAAaaccactcttatgtgcttaagtctttcaaagacttgtactaatgagcatagaataattctccaagTTTGTCCTATTTATAGATAATGACTActgctttctcttaaagccaaaaccaACTTTAATTATGAATAAAAACCGAATTCAATTCCGAAtaggaatggaaaccaaaagagaataggattaggccaTTGTACATTTGGCTAGACAACATGGGCATGTGCCCAACAAATTTTATTGTTGTTCAAGGTTTGCTTTACTAACTTTTGCATGATACCTAATTATTTCGatcctaacaagtggtatcagatcgaggttcaagacaAGTTTATCTTGCCTGGTTTAGTTCTAGCCATAACCTATTGACGATAATTATGATTTTTGTATGAGAAATTTGACCAGAGTACTACTCACGTTGAGACAAACTTCGcggtggagatttggagatgcgaTTTGTTGAAGATTATGagaagaaggtggatcaagtttattttgtcagaaaattcaagccaaggggggagaattgttaggtgtttgccacAATTTTCTTGCCATATTTGTTTTTTCTATCTGTTGAAGGATAGGGCAACATGTTTACtataattgaatttttttttcctagaaggaaaatataattcttccGTGTTttgctagtcctttttcttgtaggaaaatgttTGTACTTTTATAAATTGAGGGCTTCTTCTTATTCATCAGCATCCACAATTaatgtagccatatggggtttCAGAGTCGTATTTAGGGAGAGAACTTTACAGGACAAGTGTTAGTATGCCACTTATGTTTGCCTCTTCCTGAGGTtgttctcttgatattttgtactctcttttatataaTGGATTGGCTCATCTCCGCAGTGGACGTAGGtcaattgaccgaaccacgttaaatatttgtgtctcttttgtaatatttctcttttgttgtcaGATTTATCGTTGTTCAAGGTTTGCTTTACTAAGTTCTGCATGACACGAGATTATTTCAATCCTAACACCCGTGCTCCTAATATAAAAGGTATATCACCCCTCACCTTTAGATAGCCACCAGCCAACGATAACCATTTAAGTAAACAAAAGCGAAGCAAACCCTGCATTGAAGCTAGCAGAAAATATAATGGAGAGAGTGCGTGAAATTTGAGAAATGAGGTCAGTATGGTGGTGGTGGTGTTGATGATCCTAAACTTTACCTTCTTTCTCACGTCAATAGTCTCTTCTTTCTCTGTCCTCCCATTATCTCACTATAAAATCATTCCTTTGTCCTCAGTTAATCCTATCATTATTAGACATATATTCCAATATATATCCTTCTACTATTCTTGTATTCTTCCTGCATCATATATATTTGCATAGATATATATACATCAATCTTTCATTCTTTCTAATTTTCTAATAGTACTTCCTCTTGACGTCAGCGCCCCATGAGCCTGACCAATCCAAAGGGCACGGCCAAGTCCAAGACGAGCACGAACGTCGTACTAATTGAGTTGCATATATAGTTGAATTAATGGGGGATAATAATGTAAACCTACCACCTGGCTTTAGGTTCAGCCCAACAGATGAGGAGCTGGTTGTTCATTTTCTCCAACGCAAAGCTTCTCTCTTACCTTGCCATCCTGATGTCATTCCCGATCTTCATCTTTATCCCTATGATCCTTGGGATTTGGATGGTAAATACTTCCTACACTTGTTTTtaattggatatatatatatatatatatatatatgtgcgcGCGCACGCTTGTATACACGTGCCTGCGAAAAAATATTGTTTAACACTGTCACGTCTATTAGAGTATTTTTCACCGTAACCTGTTAGCAAATAATTTACCTTATACAAGttaaaactcttataattttaattttcatgCATGATATGGTGTTGGCAGGAAAAGCAATGGCAGAAGGAAACAAATGGTATTTCTATAGTAGGGCAACAAATGAGACCAGAATCACAGGGAATGGATACTGGCAACCTGTAGGAGTTGATGAATCAATAATGTCAAGTTCCAATCACAAAGTTATTGGGACGAAGAAATACTATGCATTTTACATGGGTGATGAGCCACCACAAGGCCATAAAACCAATTGGCTAATGCAGGAATACAGGCTTTCTCATTCTTCAGCTTCAGCAACTAGATCATCCTCTAGAACATCAACAACTCATTCCACAAATGTATGTCCCCTTTGACATACTAAATAATAATGTGGCTCatgaaatttaattatttttggaGTTTAATTTCTATAGACGATATATAAGTATTAAAAATTTTATATAGCAACTCACGTAAAAGATACTCACTCCCGTCCATTTTAACGTTTTAACATGCCTTTTAAGAAAATTAGTTAATAACATTAATTATAAGAAATTATTTGACAAAATTACCATTTATTTCTCTTCAAACATGAGAAGAATTTTCAGAAAGTTATACCGATCATTTATCAAAATAAGGGTAAATCTGAAAGGAAAAAATAATGTCTTCTTGATATTTATGTTAAGATGACATCTATTTTAGACCAAATGTAAAAGCTAGGTTAAAAAGACCTTTAAAATGGCCGATTAGCGAGAGTAACTGTAGGTAACTATTAATAAATGGTTGGAACTAGTTACCTTAAATTTAAGCAGATAATCTATTATAACAGATTAAATGATACTAAAAAAATCAGTGTATTATAAATGTATACTTATAAGTTAAATTCTTATTTTTGTGTTTGTTGCTTTTCTTCAGGGGTACTATAGTAAATGGGTAATTTGTCGTGTATACGAAAGCAACTCTGACAATGACGAAAATGATAGCGCGGAGCTTTCATGTTTGGATGAAGTATTCCTTTCACTAGATGATCTTGATGATGATAACATTAGTTTGCCACATTAGTCAATTAATTAAACTCAGACTTGTTGATTAGCTTTCTAATTAAACTCAGACTTGTTGATTAGctttcttctctctttctttaatttctttacttGGGGGCATTAATCGATCATAGTACTTTCCAAGTTTATTTGCTAATTTCCGCGGTGAACGAAATTTGATGTAACAAAATAAACATCAATGCGATGtctttatatatgtatatctttACTCTAGTTGGATGACAATTCTTATATATAGTGCAGTTTCTAATTCAGAACAAAAATTTGTTTAAGAATTATTTCAATGTATTATGtaattaatcataaaaaaaatcatttttagtACGTTGAAATTATGACACGTGGTAGAAATTCAGAAATCTGAGTCATGACCAACCATATGGCATATAATAAGTAATAGAGTTGTCAAAACGGGTCAGCCCAGTCCAAGTTTTGCGGGTTTTTAAATTTGGAGGGCTTGGACGGGCCGGCCCATTGCATGAACGGGCCTTTAAATGCTCAGCCCAACCCATCCCTAAGAGGGCCACGGGCTAGGTCGGGCCGGCCCTTcaattatttttaagaaaaaagaatttcTTTAAATGTTTTTTCGTGACATAGTCGATTAATCATGTAAATAAATTCTGTTTGCTTAGAGCGTAAAAAAAACTTGATATTGATGAGGAGTCtcgtaattgaaatgcaaattctcTATATTTCTAATTCTTCTTTTTTAAAGTTACATGAATATTTTCTTAatgcttttctttcattttcctcagaTTCAAGGATTGCTTCAATAAGTTTAAATGCTTATCATTTGCTGATTTCATCATTATAGaccataaatttttaaaaatttctgaaatttgctagtggtcaattttttttttgtgtgtattCAAAAATGATCTTTCTCTATACTAAAGAGCAATTTACATATTAATCGTATATATATTAAAGTAATCCAAACTGATCATTGGCCACTTAaagtaatattttcttttgaaaattgatTACTATTGGCCAAGTAAAACTTTTCGAGTTCGTtattaattaagcaaaagaaaaactaattttGCCATATTACATGCATGTCAAAAATGTAAATTCTAGTTAATATGAAAGGGTAAATGAGCAATCTAGGGTTGAGAAATGGGGATTATAATTAATAGTTTTTTTAGTCTTTACATCTTTAAATATTAAATAGttaattaatttattaatttttagcCCACGGGCTGGCCCAGACCCAACCTCGATCAAGCCTCAAGGGGCCAGCGGGCTGACATGGGCCGGGTTTATAAGCATCAATTTTAAATGGACTTAAAAATCCTAGCCCAACCTACCTAACTAGCGAGCTAGATTGGGCTGGTCTCACAGGCTAAACCCATTTTACAGCTCTAATAAGTAACATAAATGAATCAAAATCATGCGACTCCATTCCATACGTGGAATGGCAGTTCTTTTGGCTCCGCTGTTGCTTCCAAACTCTGCACTTGGTGACTCAACCCACAACTTTAGGGTTGAAGGTGAAGAATGCTAATTATTAGCGCTACTTGAACAACGTAACCCTCGCTCTCTTATCTCCTCTTACCttcttttatgtttttctttattctttagcaTTCGATGACATTCAAAATTTGCTTACTCAATTAATTTGAACATGCATTTGTATCAGGATAATATGTTAAAGAGATAAAATACTACATTTATAAGTAGTACTTAATTCTCATGACTAAAACTCTAAATTATCGTGATTGCCTAGTGCTTTCTTTCTTTGtcgcaacccccccccccccccccctccttccTTGTAAATCGTTCGTCGTAATTTCAAAAAAATCCCAAAATGAGTTGAATTGTTCAGAAAATATTAAGTAAAGAAACTTCTTTTTTAACATTTTTACATAATTAACAGAGAATATATATGAAAGATTTAATGAAATTGTAATAGTAGAAGGTTATTGTGATTCGATTCATAATATTGCAGTTTAAATTGTGATTTTATGGCAACAAGAGTCAAATAAAGAAATCTTTATTTGAATACAAAATATTGGCAAATTAAGCATCAAATATATGTCACCAAAATACATAATTGAGATGGATAGAGAGGTTTCACTTGTAGaaccggtcgttttaagcttCAGCGTGtcgttcggcggtttgaggccttgagtagcttcacttcatgttttatgacttgtacgcatggtcggaattgaatttcgggaagttcggagttgattctttaagttggaaaagttgaccaaggtttgacttttgattaaacgacctcggaatcggaatttgaaggttccaataggttcgcataataatttcggacttgggcatatgttcgggTTGAGTACCGGGTCGCCCGAGAGCATTTCGGCGCTCATTATGGAAGATTGGTATTTTGAAAGTGTTAGAACTTcataagtttggtttgaagtgtATTTttgtgttatcgatgtccgtttggagTTCTGAGCCTTGGAATAGATTCGTATCATGAATTGTGACGTGCACACaaagtttggcatcattccgAAATGTTTTAATATGATTCGGACGTGTTCGTCGAAGTTTGGAAGTTTTAAAGTTAAAGAAGGATTTTGATCGTtgattcgtagttttgatgttgtttggtgtgatttgaggcttcgagcagGTTCGTTTcatattttgggactggttggtgtgattggacggggtcccgggggcctcgggtgtgtttcggggtgaTTTCAGACCAATTTTGGTTGAGATGCTGGTGctggttttgttcttcgcgaacgcaaagggcctcacgtgttcgcgaagaaggaagttTGGACTGGGCCTTTTTGCTCTATGCGTTCGCGATTGGGCAtacacgttcgcgaagggctggctGGCAGAGCTTCACGTTCACGGGCCCTGTCacgcattcgcgtagaggaacTGGGGGATGAAACAAGTTGtacttcgcgaacacgagggacTTGCCGCGTACGCGGAGAAGGAATTCTGGGCCTAAAGTTTGTtgagcttcgcgaatgcgagggcagTGCCGCCTTCGTGATGAAAGTAGCCTGGGCAGTGTATAAGTTTGCAAAAATGAGTTTTGGCTTATTTTATCTCAAATCTTCCATGGGAGCTGAACTTGGGGCGATTTTTTAAGGCGTTTCTTAGTCACCCATgactaggtaagtgatttcttcacattgtgagttaaatacatggatttgAACATAAAAATTGGTGGAAATtatgagattttgaagaaaacctagaatttggtatttttgggttttgaccacgaaattggacatggaattgagaataaattatatatttgagttcataatATTATGGGTAATAttatcttcgaaattttttggaattcgggcacgtggccccgagagttgactttattgacttttcgagcggagttggaaaTTATTATGAATtaatttattatgattattagagcatatttttaattatttgtgcattgtttgactagttttggagcgatgTGTATCAGTTTGAGGAATTAGAGTGGAAtcggagccggttatggaacttcggagcaaggTAAGCCTCATGTCTAACTTTGTGAGGGGAAAACTACCCCTaggtgatgtatttgatatgtgctACTtgttgcgggggctacgtacgtacgaggtaa
Coding sequences:
- the LOC104249311 gene encoding NAC domain-containing protein 104-like, with the translated sequence MGDNNVNLPPGFRFSPTDEELVVHFLQRKASLLPCHPDVIPDLHLYPYDPWDLDGKAMAEGNKWYFYSRATNETRITGNGYWQPVGVDESIMSSSNHKVIGTKKYYAFYMGDEPPQGHKTNWLMQEYRLSHSSASATRSSSRTSTTHSTNGYYSKWVICRVYESNSDNDENDSAELSCLDEVFLSLDDLDDDNISLPH